From a region of the Flavobacterium sediminilitoris genome:
- a CDS encoding Lrp/AsnC family transcriptional regulator, with protein MRLLDEYDKKILSFLQKNNKITTEELSHKINLSQSAIQRRITKMRNENVIQADISIISPEAIGIGITCIIDVILYEGNSKAIDEFKIAMKSCKEVSQCYYVTGTYDFVLITHTKDMRHFEEFQKIHLMDNKNLKHFYTHVVMDNVKMDYGVIV; from the coding sequence ATGCGTTTACTGGATGAGTATGATAAAAAAATATTAAGTTTTCTTCAAAAAAACAATAAAATCACAACAGAAGAGCTTAGCCATAAAATCAATTTGAGCCAAAGTGCTATTCAAAGAAGAATAACAAAAATGCGTAATGAAAATGTTATTCAAGCTGATATTTCTATAATTTCTCCTGAAGCAATAGGTATTGGAATAACATGTATCATTGATGTTATATTATATGAAGGAAATTCAAAAGCAATAGATGAGTTTAAAATTGCGATGAAAAGTTGCAAAGAAGTTTCACAATGTTATTATGTAACAGGAACGTATGATTTTGTATTAATCACTCACACAAAAGATATGCGACATTTTGAAGAGTTTCAAAAAATACACCTTATGGATAACAAAAATCTAAAGCATTTTTACACTCATGTGGTAATGGATAATGTGAAAATGGATTATGGTGTAATAGTATAA
- a CDS encoding (Fe-S)-binding protein: MNILPNILFAILLIAGIGYFARNVKKLIRNIKLGQNVNRKDNPSARWKNMAMIALGQSKMVKRPVAGILHIIVYLGFIIINLEVLEIIIDGLFGTHRVFRFLGGFYDILIGSFEILAFLVLIAIIIFWVRRNVIKLKRFWKPEMKGYPKNDANYILYFELVLMSLFLLMNAADLHLQFVEGGFGHYHQAGSFPISQFIAPIFNGIDNNVVALIERAAWWLHISGILVFLNYLYFSKHLHILLAFPNTYFADLNAKGKIDNLESVTNEVKLMMDPSVDPFAAPANPDAVPAKFGASDVQDLNWVQLLNAYTCTECGRCTSSCPANQTGKKLSPRKIMMDTRDRLEQVGKNIDANKGTFVEDGKSLLNDFITPEELWACTSCNACVEECPVNISPLSIIMDMRRYLVMEQSAAPMELNNMMTNIENNGAPWQYNQMDRLNWKNED, encoded by the coding sequence ATGAATATTTTACCAAACATTTTATTTGCCATTCTTTTAATAGCAGGAATAGGATATTTTGCTCGAAATGTAAAAAAATTAATTCGAAATATTAAATTAGGTCAAAACGTAAATAGAAAAGATAATCCTTCAGCTCGTTGGAAAAACATGGCGATGATTGCTCTTGGGCAATCCAAAATGGTAAAAAGACCTGTTGCCGGAATATTGCATATTATTGTTTATTTAGGATTTATAATTATAAACTTAGAAGTACTTGAAATTATCATTGATGGTCTTTTTGGAACACATAGAGTTTTTAGATTTTTAGGAGGATTTTATGATATACTTATAGGTTCATTCGAAATCTTAGCATTTTTAGTATTAATAGCTATTATTATTTTCTGGGTAAGAAGAAACGTTATAAAACTAAAACGATTTTGGAAACCAGAAATGAAAGGATATCCAAAAAATGATGCTAATTACATTTTGTATTTTGAATTAGTGTTGATGTCTTTATTCTTATTAATGAATGCTGCTGATTTACATTTGCAATTTGTTGAAGGCGGATTTGGTCATTACCATCAAGCAGGTTCATTTCCAATTTCACAATTTATAGCTCCAATTTTTAATGGTATTGATAATAATGTTGTGGCTCTAATTGAAAGAGCAGCATGGTGGCTACATATTTCAGGAATCTTAGTGTTCTTAAATTATTTATATTTTTCTAAGCATTTGCATATTCTATTAGCTTTTCCAAATACTTATTTTGCAGATTTAAATGCAAAAGGAAAAATTGATAACTTAGAAAGTGTTACTAACGAAGTAAAATTAATGATGGACCCATCGGTTGATCCGTTTGCAGCTCCTGCAAATCCAGATGCTGTGCCTGCAAAATTTGGAGCTTCTGATGTGCAAGACTTAAATTGGGTTCAGTTGTTAAATGCTTATACCTGTACAGAGTGCGGACGTTGTACTTCTTCTTGTCCTGCAAATCAAACAGGGAAAAAGCTTTCTCCTAGAAAAATCATGATGGATACACGTGATAGACTAGAACAAGTAGGAAAAAATATTGATGCAAATAAAGGAACTTTTGTTGAAGACGGAAAGTCTTTATTAAATGATTTTATTACGCCAGAAGAGCTTTGGGCATGTACTTCTTGTAACGCTTGTGTTGAAGAATGTCCTGTAAATATTAGTCCTTTATCTATTATTATGGATATGAGACGTTATTTAGTAATGGAACAAAGTGCAGCTCCAATGGAGTTGAATAATATGATGACAAACATTGAAAACAATGGAGCGCCTTGGCAATATAATCAAATGGATAGGTTAAACTGGAAAAACGAAGATTAA
- a CDS encoding GNAT family N-acetyltransferase encodes MKIQNSTVNDIEDIRRLYDEAIAYQKNKKGLPWQILAKEIIEMEIIENRQWKLVIDNEIACVWVTTFSDPEIWGEKNLTPSVYLHRIATNPKFRGQNVISKVINWAKEFGVQNKKSKLRLDTAGINPGLITMYVKNGFKFIDITEIGSSEKLPTHYHNVPICLFEITLDTAFL; translated from the coding sequence ATGAAAATACAAAATAGTACTGTAAATGACATTGAAGATATCAGAAGATTATATGATGAAGCAATAGCTTATCAAAAAAACAAAAAAGGTTTACCATGGCAAATTTTAGCAAAAGAAATTATTGAAATGGAAATTATAGAAAACAGACAATGGAAATTAGTTATTGATAATGAAATTGCTTGTGTTTGGGTAACTACTTTTTCTGATCCAGAAATATGGGGAGAAAAAAATCTTACTCCTAGCGTTTATCTTCATAGAATAGCTACAAATCCAAAATTTAGAGGACAAAACGTTATTTCTAAGGTTATTAATTGGGCTAAAGAATTTGGAGTTCAAAATAAAAAAAGCAAATTACGTTTAGATACTGCTGGAATAAATCCTGGATTAATAACAATGTATGTGAAAAATGGTTTTAAGTTTATAGATATAACTGAAATTGGAAGTTCTGAAAAATTACCAACTCATTATCATAATGTGCCTATTTGCTTATTTGAAATAACATTAGATACAGCCTTTTTATAG
- a CDS encoding N-acetylmuramoyl-L-alanine amidase, with product MLNKTSCFLKIKNKFKVLVIIVLVLQSMMVFSQSKSKFKVVLDAGHGGKDYGNVHHGFVEKKIALAVTLKVGEYLSKDSDFDFVYSRKTDVFVELKDRAINANKEDADLFVSIHCNAAKNYSAFGTETFVMGLSRSTTNLEVAKNENSVILLEDDYKENYKGFDPNRPESLIGLKILQEEYLNQSIELAAFVEDNFKNGLSKKSRGVKQAPLWVLDASYMPGVLIEIGFLSNKVEGTYLNTETGQNEIAKAIADAILSYKKDYFKVSSTGNVPKTVQTEVKKVEGNTSAASEIKEIKTKIEFKVQISASNSNIKTVPSNFKGLKDISVEHVGKLYKYFYGNESSYDEAKKRVEEAKAKGYKSAFVVAYKDGVKINLSDAIK from the coding sequence ATGCTAAACAAAACAAGTTGTTTTCTAAAAATAAAAAATAAATTTAAAGTACTAGTAATTATTGTATTAGTACTTCAAAGTATGATGGTTTTTTCTCAATCAAAATCAAAATTTAAAGTAGTTTTAGATGCTGGTCATGGAGGAAAAGATTATGGAAATGTACATCATGGATTTGTTGAAAAAAAGATTGCTTTAGCAGTGACATTAAAAGTTGGTGAATATTTAAGTAAAGATTCAGATTTCGACTTTGTATATTCAAGGAAAACAGATGTTTTTGTTGAATTAAAAGATAGAGCAATTAACGCCAATAAAGAAGATGCAGATTTATTTGTATCAATTCATTGTAACGCAGCAAAAAACTATTCAGCATTTGGAACAGAAACTTTCGTTATGGGATTAAGTAGAAGTACAACAAACTTAGAAGTAGCAAAAAATGAAAATTCTGTAATTCTTTTAGAAGATGATTACAAAGAAAATTATAAAGGATTTGACCCAAATAGACCAGAATCTTTAATTGGACTTAAAATTTTACAAGAAGAATATTTAAATCAAAGTATTGAATTAGCAGCTTTTGTTGAAGATAATTTTAAAAATGGATTAAGTAAGAAAAGTAGAGGAGTAAAGCAAGCACCTTTATGGGTTTTAGACGCATCTTATATGCCTGGTGTCTTAATTGAAATAGGTTTTTTGTCAAATAAAGTAGAAGGGACTTATTTAAACACAGAAACAGGTCAGAATGAAATTGCAAAAGCCATTGCAGATGCAATTCTATCTTATAAAAAAGATTACTTTAAAGTTTCATCAACAGGTAATGTTCCTAAAACCGTACAAACAGAGGTTAAAAAAGTGGAAGGAAATACATCAGCTGCTAGTGAAATAAAAGAAATAAAAACTAAAATTGAATTTAAAGTTCAAATATCAGCAAGTAATTCAAATATAAAAACAGTCCCTTCAAACTTTAAAGGATTGAAAGATATTAGTGTGGAACATGTAGGAAAACTATATAAATATTTTTACGGAAACGAATCATCTTATGATGAAGCTAAAAAAAGAGTAGAAGAAGCAAAAGCAAAAGGCTATAAATCTGCTTTTGTTGTTGCTTATAAAGATGGAGTAAAAATTAACCTATCTGATGCGATTAAATAA
- a CDS encoding RidA family protein translates to MKKIIFTDKAPAPIGPYNQAVLVGNTLYTSGQIAINPANGELVLDNIETETKQVMENMKAVLEAAEMTFENVVKSTIFISDMNDFAKINGIYGRYFDEKTAPARETVQVACLPKNVNVEISMLAIK, encoded by the coding sequence ATGAAAAAAATAATTTTTACAGACAAAGCTCCAGCTCCTATTGGCCCATACAATCAAGCTGTTTTAGTAGGAAACACACTATATACTTCAGGGCAAATTGCTATTAATCCCGCAAATGGTGAATTAGTTTTAGATAATATTGAAACTGAAACTAAACAAGTAATGGAAAATATGAAAGCTGTTTTAGAAGCTGCTGAAATGACATTTGAAAATGTAGTAAAATCGACTATTTTTATTAGTGATATGAATGATTTTGCTAAAATAAATGGTATTTATGGTCGTTATTTTGATGAGAAAACAGCGCCAGCAAGAGAAACAGTACAAGTAGCATGCTTACCAAAAAATGTTAATGTTGAAATTTCAATGTTAGCAATTAAATAA
- a CDS encoding putative LPS assembly protein LptD, protein MSQIYTKILLLVLHTKLFYIVFLVLFLITGKTTIYSQEIKTKKTFESGKKTVQLNESGAIIVNDSVKKTTNNNPEEITIKNDSIKKKPLLEGIVKRKAKDYEKANQKTKELTLYNEAELYYTDIELKAGIIILNYEKNEVYAGRIKDSLGNYTQYPVFKQGENIIEPDSIRFNFKTKKALVWNSKTKQGEMNILAEKSKRENDSVYFLKNARITTSKNVLDPEYYFLVRKVKFVPKKKVVAGFTNLYIADVPTPLFLPFSYFPMTEESTSGFIVPTPGQSNQQGYFLQNGGYYFALSDYYDLAILGDYYTNGSYGLRFESSYAKRYKYNGRVNFRLENNIQSEKGLPDYSRSSQYNIQWSHSQDAKAAANSRFSASVNLGSSQYFRQSVNLANVGSSLNNNLSSSISYSKTFQTIPQINFSLSATHNQNTNTELINMTLPTLQASVDRIFPFAPKDGIKKGFFKNINFQYNLRGENRITTADSLFFKPQMFRDAKTGFQHSIPISTNFKLLNHFSVTTSANYNEVWTLNTVEKSFSSSENKIITEDVKGFDAFRTYNFSANLGTTIYGTFDFGEDKKIQAIRHVMRPNISYSYAPSFEKYYDTYAIDATGNTMSDYTRFEGGLFGAPGKVYASSVGFSLSNSFEAKVRDDESTTGKPKKVMLLNSLNIATTYNLAADSLALAPLRVSGGTLLFKQKMNVNFATTLDPYAIDNSGTRIERFNIDNGGSLFRMTSANMTVNYAFSSTDFNNKGNTNASNQTAQNGGRQDDLFGIGSNLNDNRESLFNKDGEDEDEDTSDEWYNTKLPWDLNLAYSVTYNNRNRENEIGSHSLMMSGNIEMAPRWKVGFSSGYDFKQKGVTFTQLRFERDLESWRMSFNWVPYGTNSYWGFFIGISSSVLSDIKWEKRQLPDRVFR, encoded by the coding sequence GTGAGCCAAATTTATACAAAAATACTATTATTAGTGTTGCATACAAAGTTATTTTATATCGTTTTTTTAGTCCTTTTTCTAATAACTGGAAAAACGACTATCTATTCTCAAGAAATAAAGACAAAAAAAACTTTTGAATCTGGGAAAAAAACTGTTCAGTTAAATGAAAGTGGAGCAATCATTGTTAATGATTCCGTTAAAAAAACGACCAATAATAATCCTGAAGAGATTACTATAAAAAATGACAGTATTAAAAAGAAACCTTTACTTGAAGGAATTGTTAAGCGAAAAGCAAAAGATTATGAAAAGGCTAATCAAAAAACAAAAGAACTTACACTTTATAATGAGGCCGAGTTATACTATACTGATATTGAATTAAAAGCTGGGATAATTATTCTAAATTATGAAAAGAATGAGGTTTATGCTGGTAGAATAAAAGATAGTTTAGGAAATTACACTCAGTATCCTGTTTTTAAACAAGGGGAAAACATTATTGAACCTGATTCTATTCGATTTAATTTTAAAACAAAAAAAGCTTTAGTTTGGAATTCTAAAACAAAGCAAGGAGAAATGAATATTTTAGCTGAAAAGTCTAAAAGAGAGAATGATTCTGTTTACTTTTTAAAGAATGCAAGAATAACTACTTCTAAAAATGTTCTTGATCCTGAATATTATTTTTTAGTTAGAAAGGTAAAATTTGTTCCAAAGAAAAAAGTAGTAGCTGGATTTACTAATTTGTATATAGCAGATGTTCCAACTCCTTTATTCTTGCCTTTTTCTTATTTTCCAATGACAGAAGAAAGTACTTCTGGTTTTATTGTTCCAACTCCTGGTCAATCTAATCAACAAGGTTATTTTCTACAAAATGGTGGTTATTATTTTGCACTTAGTGATTATTATGACTTAGCAATTTTAGGTGATTATTACACAAATGGTAGTTATGGTTTGCGTTTTGAAAGTAGCTATGCTAAACGTTATAAATATAATGGACGCGTTAATTTTAGACTTGAGAATAATATTCAGAGCGAGAAAGGATTACCTGATTATTCGAGATCATCTCAATACAACATTCAGTGGTCGCATAGCCAAGATGCAAAAGCTGCTGCAAATTCTCGTTTTTCAGCATCTGTAAACCTTGGAAGTAGTCAATATTTTAGACAATCTGTTAATTTAGCTAATGTTGGTTCTAGTTTAAATAACAACTTAAGTTCGTCTATATCTTATTCAAAAACATTCCAAACGATACCACAAATTAACTTTTCATTATCTGCAACACATAATCAAAACACAAATACAGAATTAATTAATATGACTTTACCAACTCTACAAGCTAGTGTTGATCGTATTTTTCCTTTTGCTCCAAAAGACGGGATTAAGAAAGGTTTTTTTAAGAATATTAATTTCCAATACAATTTAAGAGGAGAAAATAGAATTACAACCGCAGATTCTCTTTTCTTTAAACCTCAAATGTTTAGAGATGCTAAAACAGGTTTTCAACACTCTATTCCAATTAGTACAAACTTTAAATTGCTCAACCATTTTAGTGTTACAACTAGTGCAAATTACAATGAAGTATGGACTTTGAATACTGTAGAAAAGTCTTTTAGTTCTTCTGAAAACAAAATAATTACTGAAGATGTTAAAGGGTTTGATGCATTTAGAACTTATAATTTCAGTGCTAATTTAGGAACTACTATTTATGGAACATTTGACTTTGGGGAAGATAAAAAAATTCAAGCCATAAGACATGTCATGAGACCAAATATATCTTATAGTTATGCTCCAAGTTTTGAAAAATACTATGACACTTATGCTATAGATGCAACTGGAAATACAATGAGTGATTATACTCGTTTTGAAGGTGGACTTTTTGGAGCTCCAGGGAAAGTTTATGCAAGTAGTGTTGGTTTCTCTCTTAGCAATTCCTTTGAAGCAAAAGTTAGAGATGATGAAAGCACCACCGGAAAGCCTAAAAAAGTAATGCTTTTAAATAGTTTAAACATTGCAACAACATATAATTTAGCAGCCGATTCTTTAGCTTTAGCTCCATTAAGAGTAAGTGGTGGTACATTATTATTCAAACAAAAAATGAATGTCAATTTTGCTACTACTCTAGATCCGTATGCAATTGATAACTCAGGAACAAGAATTGAGCGTTTTAATATTGATAATGGTGGAAGTTTATTCAGAATGACCAGTGCAAACATGACGGTTAATTATGCTTTTTCAAGTACTGATTTTAATAATAAAGGTAATACTAACGCTTCTAATCAGACCGCTCAAAATGGTGGTAGACAAGACGATCTATTTGGTATTGGTTCAAATCTAAATGATAATAGAGAAAGTCTTTTTAACAAAGATGGCGAAGATGAAGATGAAGACACAAGCGATGAATGGTATAATACCAAACTGCCTTGGGATTTAAACTTAGCGTATTCTGTTACATATAATAATCGAAATAGAGAAAATGAGATTGGATCACATTCTTTAATGATGTCTGGAAATATTGAAATGGCTCCTAGATGGAAAGTTGGATTCTCTTCTGGATATGATTTTAAACAAAAAGGAGTCACTTTTACACAACTACGTTTTGAAAGAGATTTGGAAAGTTGGAGAATGAGTTTTAACTGGGTTCCTTATGGAACAAATAGTTATTGGGGTTTCTTTATCGGAATAAGTTCTTCTGTTCTTAGTGACATTAAATGGGAAAAACGTCAATTACCAGATAGAGTTTTTAGGTAA
- a CDS encoding methylglyoxal synthase, with product MGKQFEIAVIAHDGKKADMVQFLNKNKNILLAENIKLIATGTTGGRVESVGIKVKKMLSGPLGGDAQIAARVAEGKTKMVLFFKDPNSSHAHEPDISMLIRICDVHNIPLATNEATAQLLLLGLDEIKNR from the coding sequence ATGGGAAAACAATTTGAAATAGCAGTTATTGCTCACGATGGGAAAAAAGCCGACATGGTACAATTTCTAAACAAGAATAAAAATATCTTATTAGCTGAAAATATAAAACTAATAGCAACAGGAACTACAGGCGGCAGAGTAGAAAGCGTAGGAATTAAAGTAAAAAAAATGCTTTCAGGTCCATTAGGAGGAGATGCTCAAATTGCGGCTAGAGTAGCAGAAGGTAAAACTAAAATGGTTCTATTTTTTAAAGACCCAAACTCAAGTCATGCACATGAACCCGATATTTCTATGTTAATTCGTATTTGCGATGTCCACAATATTCCATTAGCAACAAATGAAGCGACAGCTCAACTTTTGTTATTAGGATTAGATGAAATAAAAAATAGATAA
- a CDS encoding LNS2 domain-containing protein, which produces MKKEEIEGKLQTLTINGEHLSPILPEGIKNYLIDIDGTICDDIPNEEPERMATAEVYPDALATLNKWYDEGHIIFFFTSRTEAHREVTETWLKKYGFKYHGMLMGKPRGGNYHWIDNHLVKATRYRGKFTDLVDKEVTIQVFDDEHHE; this is translated from the coding sequence ATGAAGAAAGAAGAAATAGAAGGGAAATTACAAACCTTAACAATTAATGGAGAACATTTAAGTCCAATTTTACCCGAAGGAATTAAAAATTACCTTATAGATATTGACGGAACAATTTGTGATGATATTCCTAATGAAGAGCCAGAACGAATGGCTACTGCGGAAGTATATCCAGATGCTTTGGCTACTTTGAATAAATGGTATGACGAAGGACATATAATTTTCTTTTTCACTTCAAGGACAGAAGCACATAGAGAAGTTACTGAAACTTGGTTGAAAAAGTATGGATTTAAATATCATGGAATGTTGATGGGGAAACCACGTGGAGGAAATTACCATTGGATAGATAATCACTTAGTAAAAGCAACTCGTTATAGAGGTAAATTTACAGATTTAGTAGATAAAGAAGTTACCATTCAAGTTTTTGATGACGAACATCACGAATAA
- a CDS encoding (Fe-S)-binding protein: MSENIIVPTMAEMMAEGKQPEVLFWVGCAGSFDDRAKKITKAFVKILNRANVPFAVLGTEESCTGDPAKRSGNEFLFQMQAMTNIEVMNAYEVKKIVTACPHCFNTLKNEYPELGGQYEVVHHTQFLKSLLDDGRLTIEGGQFKGKKITFHDPCYLGRANNVYEAPRDLIQKLDAELVEMKRSRANGLCCGAGGAQMFKEPEKGDKDINVERTEDAIETKADIIAAGCPFCNTMMTDGVKFKEKESRVKVLDIAELIANAQDL, from the coding sequence ATGTCTGAAAATATTATAGTGCCTACAATGGCTGAAATGATGGCAGAAGGCAAACAACCTGAAGTTCTATTCTGGGTTGGTTGTGCTGGAAGTTTTGATGATAGAGCAAAAAAAATTACAAAAGCATTTGTGAAAATATTAAATAGAGCAAATGTCCCTTTTGCAGTTTTAGGTACTGAAGAAAGCTGTACAGGTGATCCAGCTAAACGTTCTGGAAATGAATTTTTATTCCAAATGCAAGCCATGACAAATATTGAAGTCATGAATGCTTATGAAGTAAAAAAAATCGTTACTGCTTGTCCACACTGTTTTAATACATTAAAAAATGAATATCCAGAATTAGGAGGTCAATACGAAGTGGTTCATCATACACAATTTTTAAAATCATTATTAGATGATGGTCGTTTAACAATTGAAGGTGGACAATTTAAAGGTAAGAAAATTACATTTCATGATCCATGTTATTTAGGAAGAGCAAACAATGTATACGAAGCACCTAGAGATTTGATTCAAAAATTAGATGCTGAACTAGTTGAAATGAAGCGATCTAGAGCAAATGGATTGTGTTGTGGAGCAGGTGGAGCACAAATGTTTAAAGAACCAGAAAAAGGAGATAAAGACATTAATGTTGAAAGAACAGAAGATGCAATTGAGACAAAAGCAGATATTATAGCTGCTGGTTGTCCATTTTGTAACACTATGATGACAGATGGAGTTAAATTTAAAGAAAAAGAAAGTAGAGTCAAAGTACTTGATATAGCAGAATTAATTGCAAACGCACAAGATTTATAA
- a CDS encoding MlaD family protein, whose amino-acid sequence MKLTREIKTAILVISSILLFIWGYQFLKGKNLFDASKKIYVIYDSVEGLEPSSSVKIKGVTVGRVNKYDFLENRKVLVELSITSDYPISKSSIAELTGSSPLGGKEIIIIPNDDDSNLIASGEYLKATSKLGLTDAFAKQIVPLKDKVNLLLENANVLFSNFNEILDKKAKADLKNSLSELNKTLTEFSGVSKNLNSLLANNKAKLDASFTNLDKTTANFAVMSDSLAKANLGETVKSLEKTLANVDKIMTDIEAGKGTMGKLMKDEAMYTNFTNASKELELLLQDLRLHPTRYVNVSVFGKKNKPYVAPEINDKNEQIKD is encoded by the coding sequence TTGAAACTGACACGAGAAATTAAAACCGCAATTTTAGTTATTTCCTCAATTTTACTTTTTATATGGGGATATCAATTTTTAAAAGGTAAAAACTTATTTGATGCAAGTAAAAAGATATATGTTATTTACGACTCTGTAGAAGGATTAGAACCTTCTTCATCTGTGAAAATAAAAGGAGTTACAGTAGGAAGAGTAAATAAATATGATTTTTTAGAAAATAGAAAAGTATTGGTAGAATTATCAATTACTTCAGATTATCCTATATCAAAATCAAGTATTGCAGAATTAACAGGTTCATCGCCATTAGGAGGAAAAGAAATTATTATTATTCCAAATGATGATGATTCAAATTTGATAGCGTCTGGTGAATATCTTAAAGCAACATCGAAGTTAGGATTAACAGATGCTTTTGCAAAACAGATAGTACCTTTAAAAGATAAAGTTAATCTATTATTAGAAAATGCAAATGTGTTATTTTCAAACTTTAATGAGATACTAGATAAAAAAGCAAAAGCTGATTTAAAAAACAGTTTATCAGAGCTAAATAAAACATTAACAGAGTTTAGTGGTGTTTCTAAAAACTTGAATAGTTTATTAGCTAATAATAAGGCTAAATTAGATGCTTCATTTACAAATTTAGACAAAACAACAGCAAATTTTGCAGTAATGTCTGATTCCTTAGCAAAAGCAAACTTAGGTGAAACAGTTAAAAGTTTAGAAAAGACATTAGCTAATGTAGATAAAATAATGACCGATATTGAAGCAGGAAAGGGAACAATGGGGAAACTAATGAAAGATGAAGCCATGTACACAAACTTTACTAATGCTTCTAAAGAATTAGAATTGTTGTTGCAAGATCTAAGACTACACCCTACTCGCTATGTAAATGTCTCGGTTTTTGGAAAGAAAAACAAACCTTATGTTGCACCAGAGATTAATGATAAAAACGAACAGATAAAAGACTAA
- a CDS encoding cytochrome c oxidase assembly factor Coa1 family protein encodes MNNQLIIEQNWWKRNWKWFLPTLLFSILTGLFLALSINGNATDIAQAYSDNSLYEKTIEKARSNERVLEIIGDIKPIDKLAFIEGDAIYSNNNSSVALSLRIEGSKRKGKIDIIADKNGTKWEYKKINIRIKNPKEEIQILKDSIEVH; translated from the coding sequence ATGAATAATCAATTAATTATTGAACAAAACTGGTGGAAAAGAAATTGGAAATGGTTTTTACCAACACTACTTTTCTCTATTTTAACTGGACTCTTCTTAGCATTGAGTATTAATGGAAATGCAACTGATATTGCTCAAGCGTATTCTGATAATTCTCTTTATGAAAAAACAATTGAAAAAGCTAGATCAAATGAAAGAGTTTTAGAAATAATTGGAGATATTAAACCAATTGATAAACTAGCCTTTATTGAAGGAGATGCTATTTATTCCAACAACAATAGTTCGGTAGCACTATCGCTAAGAATAGAAGGCAGTAAAAGAAAAGGGAAAATAGACATTATTGCTGATAAAAATGGAACAAAATGGGAGTATAAAAAAATTAACATTAGAATTAAAAATCCTAAAGAAGAAATTCAAATTTTAAAAGATTCTATTGAAGTACATTAA
- a CDS encoding N-acetylglucosamine kinase: MKLLVDSGSTKADWIAIDDNGKVIFTTQSLGLNPEVLTKEEVIARLENKFDISHNKLKATHLYFYGAGCGTDRMKNFLATVFEDYFSNAIVSVHEDTYAAVYATTPKNEKAIVCILGTGSNCSYFDGQVLHQKVQSLGYIAMDDCSGNRFGRHLIRGYYFNNMPLEMAKEFEKEFNVDPDFIKANLYKEPNPNAYLATFAKFLIKHKDTDFCKKFIKEELQEFIENYIMQFENCKEIPVHFVGSIAFYLKDELTEMLKKYGISIGNVLRRPIDGLIAYHILNK, translated from the coding sequence ATGAAACTACTTGTAGATAGTGGCTCCACAAAAGCCGATTGGATAGCTATTGACGATAATGGAAAAGTTATTTTTACCACGCAATCTTTAGGGCTAAATCCAGAAGTATTAACTAAAGAAGAAGTTATCGCTAGATTAGAGAATAAATTTGATATTTCTCATAATAAATTAAAAGCAACTCATTTATACTTTTATGGAGCAGGCTGTGGAACAGATAGAATGAAAAACTTTTTAGCAACAGTTTTTGAGGACTATTTTTCAAATGCAATAGTTTCTGTACATGAAGATACTTATGCAGCCGTTTATGCTACTACACCTAAAAACGAAAAAGCAATTGTTTGTATATTAGGAACAGGATCAAATTGTAGTTATTTTGACGGACAAGTACTGCATCAAAAAGTACAATCATTAGGTTACATTGCAATGGATGATTGTAGTGGAAATCGTTTTGGAAGACACTTAATAAGAGGTTATTATTTTAATAACATGCCATTAGAAATGGCAAAAGAATTTGAAAAAGAGTTTAATGTAGATCCAGACTTTATCAAAGCTAACTTATATAAAGAACCAAATCCAAACGCTTATTTGGCAACATTTGCAAAATTTTTAATAAAACATAAAGACACAGATTTTTGTAAAAAATTTATAAAAGAAGAATTACAAGAATTTATAGAAAATTATATCATGCAATTTGAAAATTGCAAAGAAATTCCAGTTCATTTTGTAGGCTCAATCGCTTTTTATTTAAAAGATGAACTTACTGAAATGCTGAAAAAATATGGAATTAGTATAGGTAATGTATTAAGAAGACCTATTGACGGTTTAATAGCATATCATATTTTAAATAAATAA